Within the Fundidesulfovibrio putealis DSM 16056 genome, the region GCCATCGCGCGCGCCCTGGTGAAGAGCCCCGGCGTCATGTTCGCGGACGAGCCCACTGGCAGCCTGGACAAGAAGAACGGCGACGGCATCATCGAGCTTCTGCGCGACCTGAACGGCGAAGGCGTGACCCTGGTCATGGTGACCCACGATATGGGCTACGCCAGGCTGGCCGGGCGCACCGTGGTGATGGAGGACGGGAGCATCGTGGACGGCGGTGCGGTGAACTGCTGACCTGACATTCACGAACGGGAATCCGGCGCTATGCGAGACTGGCCGGATTCGCCTTGAGATAACAGCCCGGCCTGACCGCCGGGCTTTTTCGTTCCCGCCAATTTGAACGGACCTTTTGCGCAACGCTGTCTATGCCCAAAGTGGCATCAGGGCTGTGACGCAGACGACAGTCGGTGGATATGCCTTGGATGGAGCGCGTTTCAAAGCCGAGAGAGATCAAGAGCCACGGATGAGCCGGATGAGTCGTGGAGGGCAGGCTAACAGGGGAGGGCGAACCAGTGGGGACCAGGCCGTGCCGGTCCCCGAGAAGACAAATGAAACCAGCCTCAGTCCTCGTCGATCAGGCCGTTCTCCAGGCAGAAGGCCGCCAGTTCCAGGGAGCTGCGAAGTCCGAGTTTCTTCTTCAGATTGGTCTTGTGCTTTTCCACGGTCTTGACGCTCACGAAGATGGCCTCGGCCACGTCCTTGTTGGTCTTGCCCTTGGCTGCCAGCTTCAGCACCTGGCGTTCGCGCTTGGAGAGGCGCTCCAGGGGGTCGCTGCCCTTGTTGCCCTGGCGGCAGACCTGGGCCAGCATGGCCGAAATCTCGCGGGAGAAGAAGCTCTGCCCTGCCGCCACGGCGTTGATGGCCGTGAACAGCTCCTCGCTGGGGCTGTTCTTCAGCAGATAACCGTCAACGCCTGCCTGAACTGCCGAAGTGAGGTAGTTTTCCTTGCCGTGTGCCGTGAGGGCCAGAATGCGGATCTTGGGATGGCGGCGCTTGATCTCGGCGATGGCTTCGACTCCGTCCATGCGCGGCAGGGAGAGG harbors:
- a CDS encoding response regulator, producing MRKCRLVLAEDMEIVRKGLKALLLANPGYEVVGEASDGHMAVNLAGRMDPDVVLMDLSLPRMDGVEAIAEIKRRHPKIRILALTAHGKENYLTSAVQAGVDGYLLKNSPSEELFTAINAVAAGQSFFSREISAMLAQVCRQGNKGSDPLERLSKRERQVLKLAAKGKTNKDVAEAIFVSVKTVEKHKTNLKKKLGLRSSLELAAFCLENGLIDED